The Deltaproteobacteria bacterium genome includes a window with the following:
- a CDS encoding recombinase family protein: protein MSTGHEFIIFDSARFRQWVNSIARSNLSGVRPVSRLVHQPEYGTNYAYFVDFIQVCLSAKLLNSEEIGRLYLEEKLSLNQIASKFKVSRFAIRSRLRDLGIDIDAVKPVSTNPENYRYTTPPYGFQVRDGKLLPNRMEMKICRLVIELIQREGRNHSEVARELVRRGLKTRTGKVKWDSKTIFNIFKRWKDKL, encoded by the coding sequence ATGTCTACTGGTCATGAATTCATCATCTTTGATAGTGCCAGATTTCGTCAATGGGTAAATTCAATAGCTCGAAGCAACCTGTCGGGAGTTCGTCCCGTATCAAGATTGGTGCACCAACCCGAATACGGTACGAACTATGCGTACTTCGTTGATTTCATTCAGGTTTGTCTCTCCGCCAAGCTTCTGAATTCAGAAGAAATTGGCAGACTTTACCTAGAAGAGAAGCTTTCCCTCAATCAAATCGCATCCAAATTTAAGGTTTCAAGATTTGCCATCAGGTCTCGACTTCGCGACCTTGGGATTGATATTGACGCCGTAAAGCCTGTCTCAACAAATCCTGAAAACTACCGCTACACTACCCCACCCTATGGTTTCCAGGTTCGGGATGGGAAACTACTTCCCAACCGAATGGAAATGAAAATTTGCCGTCTCGTCATTGAATTGATCCAGCGTGAAGGTCGCAATCACAGTGAAGTCGCCAGAGAGCTTGTCCGACGTGGATTAAAAACTCGCACCGGGAAAGTGAAATGGGACAGTAAAACGATTTTTAATATTTTTAAACGATGGAAAGACAAACTTTAA
- a CDS encoding OmpA family protein: MKYLNVRLGLILPVVLFLYLIQVKANVLGTDAQTFNPSANGLSFVTVQSSQVLSPQTINLGLFANGASNTLSYLQEAQSQTLFNSRDRIYSLDLNAGMGIGSGWELDLHSPYLLSKENQGCQSCVFFKDPGFTETRLGIKNGNYQWAEWGFAWMLSFNMNRIENNPYAGQGSGPTTNLEFFFDRSLGKFNFAFNFGHRWRQIGTATASNSFVSRVPNQYIYSFGLSYFKENWDSNLIAELFGSQASQSFPDQIEFQDRKDKALEVLIGIKHQWTHKIALHTGLGREVLKGFGTPDLRVYVGINYSFGVTSPQKIELNQDNQKSFNLANMSFEFDSTSLTQSSEVILDEVSQQVAEMTSVQNITIEGHTDSLGDDNYNMKLSQDRAEYLKKRLGDYLAKQKKYYPIEAKGFGESQPVAPNTNFQGRAANRRVIIKVKHLQPASQ, translated from the coding sequence ATGAAGTATCTGAACGTCAGGCTGGGTTTGATTTTACCTGTGGTATTATTTTTATATTTGATTCAAGTAAAGGCCAATGTGTTGGGCACTGATGCTCAAACTTTTAATCCTTCTGCTAACGGGTTATCATTTGTTACAGTGCAATCGAGCCAAGTATTAAGCCCGCAAACTATTAATTTGGGTCTCTTTGCTAACGGAGCTTCTAATACTTTATCGTATTTGCAAGAGGCCCAATCGCAAACACTATTTAATAGCCGTGATCGAATTTATTCTTTGGATTTGAATGCGGGTATGGGAATTGGCTCTGGATGGGAATTGGACCTTCATTCACCTTACTTATTGAGTAAGGAAAATCAAGGTTGTCAATCGTGTGTGTTTTTTAAAGACCCTGGTTTTACTGAAACTCGACTTGGAATTAAAAATGGAAATTATCAATGGGCCGAGTGGGGATTTGCTTGGATGCTTTCGTTTAATATGAATCGCATTGAAAACAATCCCTATGCTGGACAAGGAAGTGGACCGACTACTAATTTAGAATTTTTCTTTGACCGATCCCTTGGAAAATTTAATTTTGCCTTTAACTTTGGTCATCGTTGGCGCCAAATAGGTACGGCGACTGCGAGTAATTCTTTTGTCAGTCGGGTCCCCAATCAGTATATTTATTCTTTTGGATTAAGCTACTTCAAAGAAAATTGGGACTCCAATTTAATTGCAGAGCTTTTTGGAAGCCAAGCATCCCAGTCCTTTCCTGATCAGATAGAATTTCAAGACCGCAAGGATAAAGCCCTCGAGGTCTTGATCGGCATCAAGCATCAATGGACACATAAAATAGCCTTGCACACAGGTTTGGGGCGTGAGGTTTTAAAAGGTTTCGGCACACCTGACCTGAGAGTTTATGTGGGAATTAATTATTCTTTTGGTGTTACTTCCCCGCAAAAAATAGAGCTCAATCAGGACAACCAAAAAAGCTTTAACTTAGCTAATATGTCTTTCGAATTTGATTCTACTTCTTTAACTCAAAGTTCTGAAGTGATACTGGATGAAGTGAGCCAACAAGTCGCCGAAATGACTTCGGTACAAAATATTACGATCGAGGGCCACACTGATAGTTTGGGGGATGATAATTACAACATGAAGCTCAGTCAAGATCGAGCCGAATACCTGAAGAAAAGGCTGGGGGATTATTTGGCAAAACAAAAGAAATATTATCCGATCGAAGCCAAAGGATTTGGAGAATCGCAACCCGTGGCACCGAATACTAATTTTCAAGGCCGAGCCGCTAATCGTCGAGTGATCATCAAAGTCAAGCATTTACAACCAGCAAGTCAATAG